From the Vicinamibacterales bacterium genome, the window GCGGGCACTATGATGATCGGGTGAGTGACATGGAAGACGAAGACTTTGCGACGCTGTTTGCCGCCTCCGAGATGCAGACGAAGCGGTTCCAGACCGGCCAGACGATCACCGGCACCATCGTCGCGATCGGCGCGGCCGAGGCGCTGGTCAACGTCGGCGCGAAAGGCGAGGCCTCGATCGACCGCGGCGAGCTGACCGGCGAAGACGGCACGCTGGCGTTCAAGGTCGGCGATCGCATCGAAGCGACGGTGATGTCGACGAGCGGCGGCATCACCCTGTCGCGCCGGCTGCAGCGCGGCGCCGCCACGGCGCGCCAGATCGAGGACGCGTATCGCGCCGGCCTCCCGGTTGAAGGCAAGGTGGAGGCGCAGGTGAAGGGCGGCTACACCGTGACGATCGCCCGGCAGCGGGCGTTCTGCCCGTTCTCGCAGATCGACACGATCCGGGCGCCGGACCCGGCCGTCCACGAGGGGCGCGTCTATCCCTTCCGCATCACCGAGTACGGCGACGGCGGACGCCGGTTCGTCGTGTCGCGCCGGGCGCTCCTCCAGGAGGATCAGGCGGTCAAGGCCGCCGCCGTGCGTCAGGGGATTGCGCCCGGCATGACGGTGAAAGGCCGCGTCGCCTCGGTCCGCGAGTTTGGCGCCTTCGTCGACATCGGCGGCAATGTGCAGGGTCTCCTGCACGTCTCCGAGATGTCGTGGACGCGCGTCGCCGATCCGTCAGCGGTGGTCAAGCCCGGTGACGAGATCACCGTCCGCGTTCTGCGCGTCGAAGACGACAAGATCGCGCTCGGCCTGAAGCAGTTGACCGAGGATCCGTGGACCGCCGCCGCGGCGGGATTGCAGATCGGGCAGCTGCTCAACGGCACCGTCGAGAAGGTCGAGAAGTTCGGCGTGTTCGTGGCGGTCGCGCCTGGCGTGTCGGGGCTCGTGCCCGCCAGCGAAACCGGCCTGCCGAGGGACGCCGATCTGCGCAAGGCCTTCCCGCGCGGCGCGCCTCTGGACGTGATCGTCCTCGAGATCGACGCCGCCGCCCGGCGGATTCGCCTCAGCAGCAAGGCGGTCGCGGCGGCGCGGGAGGACGCGGAAGTGCGCGACTACGCCGCGCGCGACGCCGCGCCGTCTTCGTCGATGGGATCGCTCGCGGACCGGCTGCGCAGTGCGCTGAAACGGTCAGACGGGGAATAGCCGGTGGCCCACATCGCGGCGTCCGTTCTTCAGGCGATCGGCAACACGCCCCTCGTCAGGCTCACGCGCGTCGTCTCGCCTGGTTCGGCGGACGTACTCGTGAAACTCGAGCTCGCCAATCCGACCGGATCCTACAAGGATCGCATGGCGCTCGCGATGGTCGAGGGAGCCGAAGCGCGCGGCGCGCTCCGGCCGGGTATGCGCGTCGTCGAGTTCACGGGGGGCAGCACCGGCTCCTCGCTCGGCATGGTCTGCGCGGCGAAGGGCTACCCGTTCGTCGTGCTGTCGTCGGACGCGTTCGCGAAGGAAAAGCTTTTGACGATGAAGGCGTTTGGCGCGGACCTGCGGATGGTGCCGAGCGACGGCGGCAGGGTGACGCCGGCGCTCTTCGAGCGGTTTCGGGCGGAAATCAAGACCCTGGCCGACGAGCCCGGCACGTTCTGGACGGACCAGTTCCACAACACCGACGCCTTGGACGGCTACGCGCAGATCGGACGCGAACTGCTCGAACAGACCGGCGGCCGCCTCGACGTCTTCTGCGGTGCCGTCGGCACCGGCGGCATGCTGGCGGGCGTCGCCCGCGCGCTTCGCGGGGCCGGCAGCGGCGCGCGGATTGTCGCGCTCGAGCCTGCCGAGTCGCCGGCGATGACGGCGGGGCACGGCGGCGCGCACCGGGTCGAGGGGATTGCGACCGGTGCGATCCCGCCGCACCTGACCGGCCATCCGCACGACGAGGCGCGCGCGATCGGGGAAGCGGAAGCGCGCACCATGGCGCGACGCCTCGCTCGCGAGGAAGGACTGCTCGTCGGCACGTCGAGCGGTCTCAACATTGCCGCCGCCGTCGCGCTCGCGCGCGAGCTGGGCGAGGGGAAGGTCGTGGCGACCGTCGCGGTCGATACAGGCCTGAAATACCTCGCCGGCGACCTGTTCGCATGACGATCCGGCGGATTGCCCGCCGATGCCGCCTGCCGGCGACCGAACTGGCGTGATCGCAACCGCCGCCGCGAATCGAAGTCGTCAAGGCCAGCGTCCGCTACTGATCCTTCCTCCCGGCCGGTCGGGCCGGCAGTTGCCGCACGCGCGGCAGGCCTCGCGCACGTCGGGATCGCCGAAGTAGCGCAGGATGGTGGCGCGCAGGCAGGCGCGAGTGTCGGCATAGTCGACCATTCGGCGCAGCTTCGTGTGCTCGAGCAGCCTGCGCCGAGCGGCTTCCTCCGAATCCGGCGGCCGCCCGCGGCGATGGGCAGAGTTGTCGCGCTTCGGGCTGTCGATCAGGAACTCGCGCGTCAGCACGTCGCCGTAGTCCCACAGGAGTGTAGCCGTCGCCTGACGGCCGTCCCGCCCGGCCCGGCCGATCTCCTGATAGTAGGCCTCGACGGAACCGGGGATCGCATAGTGGACGACCGCATCGACATCGGGACGGTCGATTCCCATGCCGAACGCATTGGTCGCGCAGACGACCGGCAGGGAGCCGGAGGCGAAGGCATCCTGCACGCGCGTCCGCTCGGCGTCCTCCAATCCGGCGTGGTAGGCCTCGGCGGTGACGCCGGCTGCCGCCAGCCGCGCGGCGGCCGACTCCGCCGTCTTGCGCGTGGCCGTGTAGACGATCGCGCGCCGTCCGCGAACGAGCGACGGCAGCAGCCGGTGCTTGTCCCCCTCGTCCGCCCGCTCGACGCGCAGGAAGATGTTCGGCCGGTCGAAGCCGGCGACGAGCCGCCGCGGCGTCTCGAGACCGAGCAGCGTGACGATGTCGTCGCGCACTTCCGGCGTCGCGGTCGCGGTGAAGGCCGCCACGGGGGGCCGGCCCGCGGCGCCGTCGCTGCGCCGGCAACGGGCGGCAGCCGTTCGCAGGCCGCGATAGTCCGGCCGGAAATCGTGCCCCCATTGCGACACGCAGTGCGCCTCGTCGACGACGAACCGCGCCACCGGGACGTCTCCGATCAGATCGACGAACAGCGACGAGCCGAACCGTTCCGGCGCGACATAGAGGAGATGCAGCTCGCCGGCGCGCGCCGCCGATACGACGGTGCGCCGTTCGCCGGTCGTCATCGTCGAGTGCAGCGCGCCCGAGGGAATATCGCGCCGGTTGAGCTCGTCGACCTGATCTTTCATCAGCGAGATCAGCGGCGAGACGACGATCGTCGTGCCGGGCAGCATCAGCGCCGGCAGCTGGTAGCACAGCGACTTGCCCGATCCGGTCGGCATGACGGCCATGACGTCGTGCCCGTCGACCACGGCCTCGACGATCCGCTCCTGCCCATCACGAAACGCGTCGTGGCCGAATCGCGCGCGCAGCGTCGTTCGCACATCGTCCATCACCGCGGTCTTGCCCATGCCGACGACGATGTCATCGTCGGGACGGCGAATTCAATATCGCAGTTTCTGCTACGCCGCCTGGTCCGCTGGTGGCGGCGGCGGCATCGGGGATAGTCTGCTGGCGTGTTCTCTCATGGCTCCAAGAGCCGGCTGACCGAACGCGATCTCGGCCGGTTTCCGGGTGGAACCCTGTTCGAGCGGATCGCCCGCGCGGTGTGCCGCGCCGGGTGTCTCCCGCGGAAGGAGCTCTACGAGGCGTGGGAAACCGCCCGCCGGGTGCGGCGGGTGTTCCGGGGCGGACGCGTGGTCGACCTTGGCGGCGGGCATGGGCTCGTGGCCGGCATTCTGCTGATTCTCGATGACACCTCGCCGCACGCGGTCGTAACGGATGTGGCAGTCCCCGCGTCCGCTGCGGCGCTGTGGGAGGCGCTCGAGCGCGACTGGCCGCGTCTCTCGGGCCGGGTCGAGTTTCTCGCGGTCGACATGACCCGCGTCCCTCTGTTCCCGGCCGACCTGGTCGTCTCGGTTCATGCGTGCGGCGCGCTGACCGATGCCGTGCTGGCCCGCGCCTCAGCCGTGAAGGCGCGCGTGGCCGTACTGCCGTGCTGCCACGATCGCGCCGGCTGCGATGCCGGCGGCCTTGAAGGTTGGATGGACGTCGCACTGGCGATCGACGCGACCCGAGCGTTGCGGCTCGAGCAGGCCGGCTACCGCGTGCGGACGCAAACGATTCCGGCGGCGATTACGCCGAAGAACCGGCTGCTGATCGCGGGGCCCGCCGAAAAAAGTAACGATGTAATTCCTACTGACGTGAAACAAAACGACAAATCCGTGCGACACTGACACACCACGCACGGACGCGGCTCGACGGTCGGAACCGGTGTTGCATGGGTGCGTGCCGACTACCTTTTGCTGCTGATGCGTGATTCGTTTGGCGCGCGCCTGCGCCTGCACCGTGAACAGAAGCACGTCTCCCTCGGCGAGGTAGCCGAGCAGACGAAGATCAAGGCGTCCCTCCTCGAGGGCCTCGAGCGCGACGACATCTCGCAGTGGCCGGCGGGCATCTTCCGACGCGCCTACGTGCGGGCCTACGCTGCCGCGATCGGCTTCGATCCAGACACCGCCGTCCGGGAATTCCTTGCGGTCTACACCAATCCGGCCGAGACGGCGGAGCCGCCGCCGCCGGCTCCGAGCGGCCTGCGCGGTCTCTTCGAATCGTTCCGCCGCCGGCCGTCGATCGCAATACCGGCGTCGGTGTCCGAATCGGCCAGCGCCGCAGCGGGGAAGCGAATCGTCGAGGACCCTCCCACTACGGCCGTCAAGGAGGCTCCAGCCGAGCCGGTCGAGCCGACCGTGACGGCGCAGGCCGAAGCACCGATGGTCCCGTCCTCGGAGTCCCCTGCGGCCCGGCCCGGTCCACGGGCTGTGGACGCCCCGGTCCGTGCACCCGACGCTGGCCTGAAGGCGGCCGACCTGCTGGCCGCCGCGAGGGTGTGTACCGAGCTAGGCCGGGTCGAAGACGCGGGGCAGATCGTTCCGCTCCTTGGTGAAGCGGCCAAGGTGCTGCGGGCCCGCGGTCTCATCGTGTGGGTCTGGGACAGTGCCGGCGAGGAGTTGAAACCGGCGCTGGTGCACGGGTACTCCGGGAAGGTACGCGCGCGGCTGCGCGGCGTGAGCGCGAGCGCCGACAACCTGACGGCGGCGGCGTATCGCGCCGCGGCGCCGCTCGGCCGGAGCGGCGCGCTCGCGGTGCCGCTCCTGGCGGCGTCGGGATGCGCGGGCGTACTCGCCATCGAAGTAGACAATGGCCGCGAACAGGAAACCGACGTCCGCGCGCTGGCGACCTTCTTCGCCGCGATGCTGACGCAGTTCGTGGCCAGCCCCGCTGCCGAGGCGCGCGAGGTCGACCCGCCCGAGGCTCCTGGCACGCCGGTGCCCGCCGTCTCCGCCGTTCAGCCCCGCTAGGCCCGTCTCTTCCCCTTGTCATTCCAGCCGGCCGGCCGCAGGTCCGGTGGCGCCGATGCGCATTCAGGGTAGGATTCGCCCCCGATGAACGATCAGCCTGGGCGGCGCCGCGTCGAATCGGTCGACCTGTTGCGCGGAACCGTGATGGTGCTGATGGTCCTCGATCACGTCCGCGATTTCTTCGGCGGGACAGCTATCAGCCCGACCAATCTGGCGACCACGACGGTGCCGCTGTTCCTGACGCGCTGGATCACGCACATCTGCGCACCGACCTTCTTCCTGCTGACCGGCACCAGCGCCTATCTTGTCAGCCGGCGCCGGCCTGGCCGCGAGCTGTCCCGATTTCTCCTGACGCGCGGCCTCTGGCTCGTTTTCCTCGACGCGGTGCTCGTCCGCTGTTTCGCGTTTCAATTCAACGTCGACTATCACGTCACCGTGCTCAACGTCCTCTGGGCGCTGGGGTGGTCGATGGTGGCGCTCTCGGCGCTCGTGGCGTTGCCCGTTCCGGCCGTGCTGTGGATCGGCGTCGTGATGATCGCCACGCACAACCTGCTCGATCCGATCCGCCCCGCGGCGTTCGGATCGCTGGCGCCGCTCTGGACCGTGCTGCACGTCCAGGGCTTTCTCGTGAACCGCTCAGGCTTCGTCGTGCTGCTGGCCTACCCGTTGATTCCGTGGATCGGCGTCACGGCGGTGGGCTACGCGCTCGGGCCGATCTTCGCGTGGCCGTCGGAGCGGCGCCGCCGCCTGCTCTGGACGACCGGCCTGGCGCTGACGGTGGCCTTCGTCGCCCTGCGCTGGTTGGACGTCTACGGCGATCCGGTCCGCTGGTCCGTTCAGCATTCGAGCGCGATGACCGTCGTGTCGTTTCTCAACACGACGAAATATCCGCCGTCACTGCTGTTCCTGCTGATGACGATCGGGCCGGCACTGCTGCTCTGGTCTGCCTTCGAGCGCCTGGCGGCCGGCGCGCTGGCGCCCCTCCGCACCATCGGCGGCGTCCCGCTTTTCTACTTCGTCGTCCATCTCTTCGCGATCCACGCGCTCGCCGTTGCCATCTGCGCGCTGCGCTACGGCGGCGTGCACTGGATGTTCGAGTCGCCGGATCTCGGGCATTTCCCGATCAGCGAGCCGCCTGGCTGGGCGCTGGGCCTGCCGCTCGTCTACACGATCTGGATCGCAATCGTTGCGCTGCTCTACCTGCCATGCCGCTGGTATGCGGGCGTCAAGGCGCGGAGCACCCGTGCCTGGCTCAGCTATTTCTGAGCCGCGAGCCGTGCCGCCGCGGCCTTCATCGCCGTTTGCAGTGCGGAGCCGAGGGCGGCGGTCTTCTGTGTGTTGTCGATCGCCTTGGCTTCGACGAACGTCAGTCCCGAGTAGACGCCGACAATCGCGGCATGATCCTTGGCGGTGTCGATCGTTCCGACATAGGCCGGCGTTGCCCAGCCCGCGGCGTCCTGTCCGGCCACCACGCGCTTCTTGCCTTCCCACAGTCCTTTCGCCGCGTCGGCCGAGGCCACCTTCACCAGGAGCACGGTGACGATCCTCTCGCCGTTCTGGAACATGCACGTGGATCCGGTCCCCGTGCTCGTGACGGTAAGCGGCTTCGAGCTGCCGACGAGCATTGCGATCTCCTGGGTCGTGAGCACGTAGCAGGCGGGAGCCGGCGGCGGGGACTGTACGAACAGCGGCGCGAGGGACGCGGCGATCAAGGACAGCGTCAGCATGCCTCATCTTACCGGAGCCCCTGCAGCCCCGGTTTATCAGCGGCGGACGGTGCGGTCCATGAGGTGCTCGAGGCAGGCGGCGGGATCGCTGGTGCGGCCGGTGTGAACCGCCGACGGCTGGATGATCGTGCTGCGCGGCGCGACGAGCCAGCGGAAACGGTTGCGCGCCGGCAGGAGCCCGATCGGGCCGGCCTCGGGACCGCCGCGGCAGACCGCGGGAATGACGTCGAGGTTGGCGCGCAGCGTCGCCAGATCGAGCGCCGGATCGAGCGCGCGCAGGACCGCTTCGTCGATCTCGATGCGGGCGTCGAGAAAGTCGGTGTCGGCGCACGACAGGATGACGCCGACGTTGATCTGCTCGCCACGATCGATGCGCGGTACGACGCGGACGATCGCGTAGTCGTAGGTGTAGTCAGCGGGCACCGGCGGCCTCCTCGACGAAGGCGCGCGGCGCCGCGAGCCGTTCCAGGAAATACCGCCGGTACGGCGCCACGTCGATCGCCCACTCCTCCGGCACCCGGTCCAGCACCGCGTCGATCGCGGCGGGCGTGAGTGCCGCCGCCAGTGCCGCGTCCTCCTCGCGAATCTGTGAGGCGAGGCGCAGCAGCACGTGGTCGCGGATCGCCGGAAACGGCGCCGTCGCCCGAGCCGGCTCGTTCTGCCAGCCGTCGGCATGATGGAAGTACAGCGACGACCCGTGATCGATGAGCCACGGCGTGCGGTGCCACATCAGCATGTTGGTGTTTCGCGCGGTCCGGTCCACGTTGCTGACGAAGCCGTCGAGCCAGACGATGCGCGACGCGAGCGCCGGCGTCAGCGCGTGCACCAGCGGATCGAAGTTCACCGATCCGGGAAGGAAGTCCAGCGCCAGATTGAGTCCGGCGCTGTCGTGGATGAGCGCGTGGATCTCGGGGTCGGGCTCGGTGCGCGCCAGTTCGGCGTCGAGGCGCGCCAGGACCAGTTCCGGCACCGGTAGGCCGAGCGTGCGCGCGATCTCGCCCGAGACCAGCTCGGCGACGAGGGCGAGGACGCCGTGACCGGCGGCGCTGAACTTCAGGACGTACAGCCCTTCGTCGTCTGCCTCGACCAGCCCGGGCAGCGAACCGCCCTCGCGCAGCGGCGTGACATAGCGGGTGACGCTGACGGTTCGCACTATTTCGGCGCGACGTAATTCTTGCGGGCGCGCGGCTTCAGGCTCTTGTCGGTGACGCGGACGTCGATCGAGTGCACCTTGCCGTCGCGCTTCGGCGGCACGTAGCCGAGCAAATACTGACCGTGCAGCTCGTCGGCGACATGTGCGAACGCGGACGAGAGATCCTCGCCGCCGTGGATCTCGAGGTAGCCGCCGCCGGTTTCCTCGGCGACCTTGGCGAGACCGGGATCCGGCAGGTCGTCGAGCATCATCGCGCGCATGTCGGTCTGCCCGTGCGGCCGCTGCCGGCTGCGCATGCCGACGGCGTAGATCATGGTGTCGGCGTCGCGCGCGCGATCGATGACGCCGCCCTGGCTGGGCACGTGGCGGCCGAATCCGCCGATGCCGATCGCGCCGGTGTCCTTGCCGTCGGTCATCACCAGGATCGCGCGGCGCTCGTCCTGCTCCTTGCCGAAGCCGGCGATCGCCTCCTCGAGCGCGTGCCACAGCGGCGTCGGCGCATCGGGGGCGATGTAACGTGGCACGAACGCCCGCAGATCGCGGATGTCGTTGGTGAAAGGCTCGCTGATCTTCACTTCGTGACCGAAGGCGCCGACGCGGACGAGGTCGTCTGGACGCAGCCGCGTGAAGAGCGCGTCCGACGCCTCACGCAGGATCGGCAGGTTGCCTTCCATGCTGCCCGACACGTCGAGCATCTCGATCAGCTTGATCGGCTGGGGTGTGTTGTCGAAGAGCGTCAGTGGCTGCGGCTTGCCGTCGTCACGGAGTTCGAACTGATCCTTGGTCAGCGTCGTGACGAGGCGGCCGTCCTTGTCGAGGACCGTCGCGAAGACGCGCACCAGCTCGCTGCTTCCCCGAAACGTGGAGGGCTGCTGCGGCGCCGCGGACTGGGTGGCCGCGGACGGCGTGGACCACAGACAGCACAGGCCGAGGAGCCCTGCGAGCGGACCGGCGAGGCGGCGGGTCATGTCCCGATTCTATCCCCGGACTCGATACGCGACAGGTGGCGCACCGGCTCCTCGTGGGCGCGACGCAGGGCGATCCGGCGGCGTGCAGGAACGTAAGTCTAGGGCTGCAGTTCGCGCACCGGGCGGACTTCTATCGTCCCTTCGCGCGCCGGCGGGATCTTCGAGGCGATCTGGATCGCTTCGTCGAGGTCGGCGGCATCGACGAGATAGAAGCCGGCGAGGTGCTCCTTCGTCTCGGCGAACGGCCCGTCGGTGATCGCGATCTGGCCATTGCGGACGCGCACGGAGGTCGCCGTTTCGATGGGCTCGAGCGGCTCGGCGGCGAGCAGCTTGCCGCTCAGGCGCAGTCCGTCGCCGCAATTCTTGCACTCGCGATCCGGCACCGCGCTCCACTTGTCCTTGCCGAGATACACCAGACACAGATACTTCATAGTTCGGCGAGCCTCCGCTCGAGATAACGCCGCTCCGGTTCCTGTTTCGTCAGCGCCAGGGCACGCTCGTAGGAGGTGCGGGCGGCGGCTTTCGCGCCGAGCCGCCGGCACAGCTCGGCGCGCGCGGCGTGCGCGGGGCGGTAGTCGGCGAGCTGGCCGCGCGCGAGAATCGCCTCGATCAGCGCGACGCCGGCCGCCGGGCCGTCGCGCATAGCCACCGCGACAGCGCGATTCAGCTCAATGACCGGGGACGGCTCCAGGCGCCCGAGCACGTCGTAGAGCCCGACAATCTCGTTCCAGTCCGTGTCGGCGGCGCGCGGCGCCGTCGCGTGGACGGCGGCAATCGCGGCCTGAACGGCATACGGCCCGACCGGCCTGGCGCGCAGCGACTCCCGCACGAGCTGAAGCCCCTCCTCGATCGAGGCGCGATCCCAGAGGCTGCGGTCCTGATCGTCGAGCAGGATGACCTCCCCCTCGGCGGTCGAGCGGGCGGCGCGCCGCGATTCATGGAGCAGCATCAGCGCCAGCAGGCCGCGCGCCTCGGCTTCGGGAAGCATCTCGACGAGCAGCCGCCCCAGCCGAATCGCCTCCGACGACAGGTCGTGCCTCGTCAACGAGCGGCCCGACGAGGCGGCGTATCCCTCGTTGAACACGAGGTAGATCACCCGCAGCACGGCGCCGAGCCGCTGCGGCAGCTCCGGCGCGTCCGGTACCCGGTACGGAATCCGGGCGCTTCGGATCTTCGCCTTGGCGCGGACGATCCGCTGCGCCAGGGTGGGCGGCGGCGTCAGAAACGCCTGCGCGATTTCTTCTGTGGTCAGTCCGCAGACCTCGCGCAGCGTCAACGCGATCTGCGCGTCGGGCGCGAGCGCCGGATGGCAGCAGGTAAAAATCAGCCGCAGCCGATCGTCTTCCACGCTCTCCTCGTCGGCCCACGCTGCGACATCCTGGACTGGCAGCCGCTCGGTCGCCTGCTGCTCGTCAAGCTGGTCGAAGCGGGCGCGGCGCCGCATCGCGTCGATGGCCTTGAACCGTCCCGCCGAGACCAGCCAGGCGCGCGGATTCGCCGGGACGCCGTCGCGCGGCCACTGTTCGAGCGCCGCCCGGAACGCGTCGTGAAGCGCCTCTTCCGCCGCCTCGAAGTCGCCGAGCAGCCGGATCAACGTCGCCAGCACGCGCCGCGATTCCGCGACGTATACCGCTTTGACCGTCTCGTTGATGGGATCGATCGCCGCCACGGCAGTCGATTGTACCCGGCGCGACGCGACCTCCTTCATGAGGTTGTCGATTGCCGGCCCGCCGGATCGACAAGAGGGTACGCACGGTTAAAAGGTTCGCCGGCCGGCGCGTAAGAGGTATAGATATGGGTATCGTGACCGACCTCCGTTTCGCCTTTCGATCGCTCCTGCGTGCCAGGGGGCTCTCCCTGACGGTCGTCGTGACCCTGGCGCTCGGGATCGGCGCCAACGCCGCCATCTTCAGCGTCGTCCGCGGCGTGCTCCTGCGCCCGCTGGCCAACCGCGACGAGGACCGTCTCATCTATATTCGCCAGAGCGCCCGCGGCGCCGGCGTCGAGAACGCCAATTTCTCGGTGCCCGAGATCCGCGACTTCAAGACGCGGGCGACGACGATCAGCGCGTTCGGCGACTTCTCGACGATTTCGTTCACCATGGTCGGCCTCGGCGAACCTCGGGTCGTTCGCGCCGGCGTCGTCGGCGGCTCCTACTTCGACGTGATGGGTCTGCGAGCCGTCCGAGGTCGGCTGCTCGACGCCACCGACGACGGTCCGAAGGCGGCCGGCGCGGCCGTGCTCACCTACCGCTTCTGGACGACGACGCTCGGCAGCGATCCGACGGTGATCGGCAAGACCATCAGGCTCGGCGACCGCTCGGCGACGATCGTCGGCGTGCTCGAGCCGTCCGTTCCCTATCCGTCGGAGACGGAGATCATCGCCAACGTCGTCACCAGTCCGCACCATCTGTCGGCGACGATGGTCGAAGGGCGCGTCCACCGCATGACGGAGCTCTTCGGACGACTGGCGCCGAACACGACGCTCGGCCAGGCGGCCGCCGAGCTGCGGGCCATCCACGCCGGCATGATGCGCGATCACCCCGAGTCGTACGACAAGAAGGGGGATACGCAGCTCACCGTCGTCCAGCTGCGCGATCAGATCACGTCGCAGGCGCGGACGGTGCTGCTCGTGCTGCTCGCCGCGTCGGGCCTGGTCTTCATCATCGCCTGCTCGAACGTCGCGAACCTGATTCTGGCGCGTTCGGTGCGGCGCCAGGGGGAACTGGCGGTGCGCGCCGCGCTCGGCGCGGGTCGCTGGGCGCTGCGGCGCACGCTGCTCGCCGAAAGCCTCCTCCTGTGCGGCGCTGGAGCCGTGCTCGGCGTGCTGCTGGCGCGTCCGATGGTCTCGGTCCTGGCGCGCTACGCTGCCCGCTTCTCGGTACGGGCGCTCGACCTGACCGTCGACGCGAGTCTGCTGTGGGTGGGCGCCGGGCTCGCGGTCGCCGCGGCGGTGCTGCTGGCGTTCGTGCCGCGGCTGCCGGAATCGGACTCGGCGAACGGCTTTTCGCTCGCCGCCGGCGGCACGCGCGTCACGTCGGGCGCGAACCGGCGCCTGCGGGCGTTCGCCGTGACCCAGATCGCGGCGTCGTTCGTGCTGCTGGCGGGAGCCGGCATGCTGCTCACGACGCTGATGCGCCTCGAGCGGACGCCGACGGGATTCGGCGACATGCACCAGGTGCTGGCGCTGAACGTGCCGGTCGTGTCGTACGAACGGTCGCCGAAGGACGTC encodes:
- a CDS encoding ADOP family duplicated permease, coding for MGIVTDLRFAFRSLLRARGLSLTVVVTLALGIGANAAIFSVVRGVLLRPLANRDEDRLIYIRQSARGAGVENANFSVPEIRDFKTRATTISAFGDFSTISFTMVGLGEPRVVRAGVVGGSYFDVMGLRAVRGRLLDATDDGPKAAGAAVLTYRFWTTTLGSDPTVIGKTIRLGDRSATIVGVLEPSVPYPSETEIIANVVTSPHHLSATMVEGRVHRMTELFGRLAPNTTLGQAAAELRAIHAGMMRDHPESYDKKGDTQLTVVQLRDQITSQARTVLLVLLAASGLVFIIACSNVANLILARSVRRQGELAVRAALGAGRWALRRTLLAESLLLCGAGAVLGVLLARPMVSVLARYAARFSVRALDLTVDASLLWVGAGLAVAAAVLLAFVPRLPESDSANGFSLAAGGTRVTSGANRRLRAFAVTQIAASFVLLAGAGMLLTTLMRLERTPTGFGDMHQVLALNVPVVSYERSPKDVARLYKDALRRIGELPGVERVAVGTIVPWRDAGAFGPGFQFSVQGYAKENGEEDPRARFRTVSPGFFASLGVPIIAGRDFSDADRADSEHVVIVSQSVAQRMFPNQDALNRYFVWTDPVMKFIPISTEPRRIIGIAGDIDDENVVPGPAMSVYHPFEQEIGGGRLFVHARTDPYALVPPITRIIRDLSADQPVERAATLDDVRAEVLAPDRLNALVFGGFAGVALVIAIVGVAGVLAFSVSARTREFGVRLAIGSTPRELLGRVLGEGAVIAAIGIAAGAAGGYLLAMVVRASVQEMHLPGAAAIGGAAGLLVAAAVLASLMPAARASRIDVVQALRAD
- a CDS encoding YciI family protein, whose translation is MKYLCLVYLGKDKWSAVPDRECKNCGDGLRLSGKLLAAEPLEPIETATSVRVRNGQIAITDGPFAETKEHLAGFYLVDAADLDEAIQIASKIPPAREGTIEVRPVRELQP
- a CDS encoding RNA polymerase sigma factor; the encoded protein is MKEVASRRVQSTAVAAIDPINETVKAVYVAESRRVLATLIRLLGDFEAAEEALHDAFRAALEQWPRDGVPANPRAWLVSAGRFKAIDAMRRRARFDQLDEQQATERLPVQDVAAWADEESVEDDRLRLIFTCCHPALAPDAQIALTLREVCGLTTEEIAQAFLTPPPTLAQRIVRAKAKIRSARIPYRVPDAPELPQRLGAVLRVIYLVFNEGYAASSGRSLTRHDLSSEAIRLGRLLVEMLPEAEARGLLALMLLHESRRAARSTAEGEVILLDDQDRSLWDRASIEEGLQLVRESLRARPVGPYAVQAAIAAVHATAPRAADTDWNEIVGLYDVLGRLEPSPVIELNRAVAVAMRDGPAAGVALIEAILARGQLADYRPAHAARAELCRRLGAKAAARTSYERALALTKQEPERRYLERRLAEL